The Fusobacterium necrophorum subsp. necrophorum genome has a window encoding:
- a CDS encoding zinc ABC transporter substrate-binding protein produces MRKIRLFFLGAFLLSSALFGKNLVLTSISSTYSLGKELTKGTNIRVESVFGSDTSMTMTREAIAADSFVPPKEKVDAVIDISKIWLEDNLFERIRQENIHTVEIDASYPFDSKKSMLFFNYDKEGKVIPYVWMGTKNLVRMAAIITKDLIALYPKETATLEKNLVTFTGKVMEMEEYGNKVFLEVDSAEVINLSPNINYFLNDFNIFVEERTPEEVTEETVKKIMDETGLKVFVSDRWLKKKVVKEIEQNGGSFVVLNTLDIPMDKDGKMDEEAIWKSYKNNIDALKKAFLK; encoded by the coding sequence ATGAGGAAAATTCGACTATTCTTTTTAGGAGCTTTTTTGTTAAGTTCCGCTTTGTTTGGAAAAAATCTAGTGTTAACTTCAATTTCAAGTACTTATTCTTTAGGAAAGGAATTGACGAAGGGGACCAATATTCGGGTGGAATCGGTCTTTGGTTCCGATACCTCCATGACAATGACCAGAGAGGCGATTGCAGCGGATAGTTTTGTTCCACCGAAAGAAAAAGTGGATGCGGTGATTGATATTTCTAAAATCTGGTTAGAGGATAATCTATTTGAAAGAATTCGACAGGAAAATATTCATACGGTAGAAATTGATGCTTCCTATCCTTTTGATTCTAAAAAATCCATGTTATTTTTCAACTATGACAAAGAAGGAAAGGTCATTCCCTATGTTTGGATGGGAACTAAAAATTTAGTTCGAATGGCGGCTATTATTACAAAAGATTTGATTGCACTTTATCCGAAAGAAACTGCAACATTAGAAAAAAATTTAGTAACGTTTACAGGAAAAGTAATGGAAATGGAAGAGTATGGAAACAAAGTATTTTTGGAAGTAGATTCTGCAGAAGTCATCAATTTGAGTCCCAACATCAACTATTTTTTAAACGATTTTAATATTTTCGTAGAAGAAAGAACTCCGGAAGAAGTGACCGAAGAAACAGTAAAAAAGATTATGGACGAAACAGGATTAAAAGTCTTCGTATCGGATCGTTGGCTGAAGAAAAAAGTCGTGAAAGAAATTGAACAAAATGGAGGAAGCTTTGTTGTTCTAAATACCTTAGATATTCCTATGGATAAAGATGGAAAGATGGATGAAGAAGCTATTTGGAAGTCTTATAAAAACAACATAGATGCCTTAAAAAAAGCATTTTTAAAATGA
- a CDS encoding metal ABC transporter ATP-binding protein yields the protein MGKGIRIDIKNLNLTLSNTEILKNINLTIQEGSIHCLVGPNGGGKTSLLRCILGQMPFEGEISFQYDEKEATGKNGEYTIGYVPQILDFERTLPITVEDFMCMTYQTKPCFLGSTREYKPIMEDLLKHLSMYDKRKRLLGNLSGGERQRVLLAQALYPLPNLLILDEPLTGIDKIGEEYFKNILYELKSKGITILWIHHNLKQVKEMADFVTCIKQEIIFHGDPKVEIDEKRVLEIFA from the coding sequence ATGGGGAAAGGAATTCGAATTGACATTAAAAATCTGAATTTGACCTTATCAAATACAGAAATTTTGAAAAATATTAATTTAACGATTCAGGAAGGAAGTATTCACTGCTTAGTGGGGCCGAATGGAGGAGGGAAAACTTCCTTGTTACGCTGTATCTTGGGGCAAATGCCCTTTGAAGGAGAGATTAGTTTCCAATATGACGAAAAAGAAGCAACAGGAAAGAATGGAGAATACACCATAGGTTATGTTCCGCAAATTTTAGATTTTGAAAGAACTCTTCCTATTACCGTGGAGGACTTTATGTGTATGACTTATCAGACAAAACCATGTTTCTTGGGAAGTACTCGGGAATACAAGCCTATCATGGAAGATTTGTTGAAACATTTGTCGATGTACGATAAGAGAAAACGTCTATTAGGAAATTTGTCAGGGGGAGAAAGACAAAGAGTCCTGTTGGCACAGGCTTTATATCCTCTACCCAATCTTTTAATTTTGGACGAACCTTTGACCGGAATTGACAAGATAGGAGAAGAATATTTTAAGAATATTTTGTATGAGTTAAAAAGTAAGGGTATTACGATTTTATGGATTCATCACAATTTAAAACAGGTCAAAGAAATGGCGGATTTTGTTACCTGTATCAAACAGGAAATTATTTTTCATGGAGATCCCAAAGTGGAAATTGATGAAAAACGTGTTTTGGAAATTTTTGCTTAA
- the csm3 gene encoding type III-A CRISPR-associated RAMP protein Csm3: MKLLEIKKIDCRIKLLTGMRVGGNNDIIEIGGNDSPVVRNPLTREVYIPGSSIKGKMRMFMEWIENSIESDGNVHNCTDKDCPICRVFGRGAKYAQKAESGPTRISVKDAYLTEDSKKKLEKLKERTGIDTEWKYENNINRLSSAATPRNSERIPAGTEFDFSISYKILDMGDGGTKDKQYFEEVVLKALKAILLEGIGGGVSRGNGQFEFVELKVNGEDYREKLEAIKIG, encoded by the coding sequence ATGAAATTATTAGAAATAAAAAAAATTGATTGTAGAATTAAGTTATTAACCGGAATGAGAGTTGGAGGAAATAATGATATTATTGAAATTGGAGGAAATGATAGCCCAGTAGTAAGAAATCCTTTAACGAGAGAAGTCTATATTCCCGGTTCTTCTATCAAAGGAAAAATGAGAATGTTTATGGAATGGATAGAAAATAGTATAGAAAGCGATGGAAATGTCCATAATTGTACAGATAAAGATTGTCCTATTTGTCGAGTATTTGGTCGAGGGGCAAAATATGCTCAAAAGGCTGAAAGTGGACCGACACGTATTTCTGTGAAGGATGCTTATCTAACGGAAGATAGTAAGAAAAAATTAGAAAAACTGAAAGAGCGAACAGGAATAGATACAGAGTGGAAATACGAAAATAACATCAACCGATTGTCATCAGCAGCCACTCCCAGAAACTCTGAACGAATTCCTGCAGGAACGGAATTTGATTTTTCCATTTCCTATAAAATACTGGATATGGGAGATGGAGGAACAAAAGATAAGCAATATTTTGAAGAAGTTGTTTTGAAAGCTTTGAAAGCGATTTTGTTAGAAGGAATCGGAGGAGGAGTTTCCAGAGGAAACGGACAATTTGAATTCGTGGAATTAAAAGTAAACGGAGAAGATTATCGAGAGAAATTGGAAGCAATAAAAATAGGATAG
- the cas10 gene encoding type III-A CRISPR-associated protein Cas10/Csm1, whose amino-acid sequence MLIIQSDLQRVALAALLHDIGKLLHRSNEYSKKTKLGNSKHPSLSSWFVEYLVEKNLIAEDKILQELVQKHHESHTFPEELKVESIDNPKIRKLAKLVSRADNYSSKERDESTKEENSNFRTRPLDSVFSQVNIEKGKENNTVRYSLRTFSEENIMPKEDLEKNSQEEITKLIDSFLEELSSIQSDSFHVFYINLLDLLKKYTWCLPSDTQSGICDISLYDHLKNSSAIAVALYSYFVDRYGSFEKIEEKEIEKADRQNYFLLIGGDVSGIQKYIYALESTDGIAKRLRARSFFIKMLSQLASYKFIQELDLKISNIVMSSGGKFYILAPNSTKVKENIETLTKKINDELYHQYQTQIFLNISFVELSGEELGTKISEKYDILNDKLSKNKHLKFKKQILEQPIFEDALYGSHKEIGMCKICQKRITLENKDCDYCEKDVKIGGLLPTLEKIYIYPKEQKTNNQYISLFGLYAYLDTQKEKFVEKEIPFLTLYYKHEKWKQRKIPYLQDFYGGYTPLNEEGEVKTFEEIAKESKSNNLGVLKGDVDDLGLIFSLGLKETFSISRMSFLSNMLDAFFSFYLPNYLKKKENSYYIVYSGGDDFMIVGAWDKLLEIAQEIESKFGEFVGGNPNFTLTQGIAITKPKDPIYFSSKWATEAEEYGKTSGKDGIVIFNTYIPWRDYYKVNSLIQFIDKNMKKEEESSCYTQGFLYRLLHYTEMMEKYRTEKDAKYLKYISDFYYDTKRNLLSKLTEEIKREKNYKEEKDARAEAINDRRYTELEKYFGLDSIQGEKQNQEFAVKYMRMILNYVIRKNRIVGGENE is encoded by the coding sequence ATGTTAATAATTCAGAGTGATTTACAGAGGGTCGCCTTGGCAGCACTGCTTCATGATATTGGAAAACTCTTACATCGAAGCAATGAATATTCCAAAAAAACAAAATTAGGCAATAGCAAGCATCCCTCTTTATCAAGCTGGTTTGTAGAATATTTAGTAGAAAAAAATTTGATAGCTGAAGATAAAATATTGCAGGAATTAGTTCAAAAACATCATGAATCTCACACTTTTCCTGAAGAATTGAAAGTTGAAAGCATAGATAATCCGAAAATCAGAAAATTAGCCAAGCTTGTGTCAAGAGCTGATAATTATTCTTCCAAAGAAAGAGATGAAAGTACAAAGGAAGAAAATTCAAATTTTAGAACAAGACCCTTAGATTCTGTTTTTTCACAAGTAAATATTGAAAAAGGGAAGGAAAATAATACGGTTCGCTATTCTCTTAGAACTTTTTCCGAAGAAAATATTATGCCAAAAGAAGATTTGGAGAAAAATTCACAAGAGGAAATTACAAAGCTTATTGATTCCTTCTTAGAGGAATTATCCTCTATACAATCGGATTCTTTCCATGTTTTTTATATAAATCTATTAGATCTATTAAAAAAATATACTTGGTGTTTACCTTCCGACACTCAATCAGGAATATGTGATATTTCTTTATACGACCATTTAAAAAACAGTTCTGCGATTGCAGTCGCTTTATATTCTTATTTCGTAGACAGATATGGAAGCTTTGAAAAAATTGAGGAAAAAGAGATTGAAAAAGCGGACAGGCAAAACTATTTCTTACTGATTGGTGGAGATGTTTCAGGAATCCAAAAGTATATTTATGCTTTGGAAAGTACGGATGGGATTGCGAAGAGATTACGAGCTCGTTCTTTTTTCATCAAAATGTTGTCTCAATTAGCTTCCTATAAGTTTATTCAAGAGTTAGATTTAAAAATATCCAACATCGTCATGTCTTCCGGAGGAAAATTCTATATTTTGGCTCCCAATTCTACAAAAGTAAAAGAAAACATTGAAACACTAACGAAGAAAATCAATGATGAACTCTATCATCAATATCAAACTCAAATTTTCTTGAACATTAGTTTTGTGGAACTTTCCGGAGAAGAATTAGGAACTAAAATTTCAGAAAAATACGATATATTAAATGATAAACTTAGTAAGAATAAACATTTAAAATTTAAAAAACAAATTTTAGAGCAACCTATTTTTGAAGATGCTCTATATGGAAGTCACAAGGAAATCGGAATGTGTAAAATTTGTCAAAAGCGAATCACTTTGGAAAATAAAGATTGTGATTATTGTGAAAAAGATGTTAAAATCGGCGGATTACTTCCAACTTTAGAAAAAATATATATCTATCCAAAGGAACAAAAGACAAATAACCAATATATTTCTTTATTCGGTCTATATGCTTACTTAGATACCCAAAAAGAAAAATTTGTTGAAAAAGAAATTCCATTTTTGACATTATATTATAAGCATGAGAAATGGAAACAAAGAAAAATTCCTTATCTACAGGACTTTTATGGTGGATATACACCACTGAATGAAGAAGGGGAAGTAAAAACATTTGAAGAGATTGCAAAAGAAAGTAAGTCCAATAATTTAGGAGTATTAAAAGGAGATGTAGATGATTTAGGTCTTATTTTCAGTTTAGGATTAAAAGAGACGTTTTCCATTTCCAGAATGTCTTTTTTAAGTAATATGCTGGACGCCTTCTTTTCCTTTTATTTGCCAAATTACTTGAAGAAAAAAGAAAATTCCTACTATATTGTATATTCCGGAGGAGATGACTTTATGATTGTAGGAGCATGGGATAAACTATTAGAAATAGCACAAGAAATTGAAAGTAAGTTTGGAGAATTTGTAGGAGGAAATCCAAATTTCACTCTAACACAAGGAATTGCTATTACCAAACCCAAAGATCCCATTTATTTTTCTTCAAAATGGGCAACAGAAGCGGAAGAATATGGAAAAACTTCGGGAAAGGATGGTATTGTTATTTTTAACACCTATATTCCATGGAGGGATTATTATAAAGTCAATAGCTTGATTCAATTTATAGATAAGAATATGAAAAAAGAGGAAGAATCTTCTTGTTATACACAAGGCTTTCTGTATCGTTTGTTACATTACACGGAAATGATGGAAAAGTATCGAACAGAAAAGGATGCAAAATATTTGAAATATATTTCTGATTTTTACTATGATACAAAAAGAAATCTTCTTTCTAAGCTTACTGAAGAAATAAAACGTGAAAAAAACTATAAAGAAGAGAAAGATGCGAGAGCGGAGGCAATAAACGATAGGAGATACACGGAATTAGAAAAATATTTTGGATTGGATTCTATTCAAGGAGAAAAACAAAATCAGGAATTTGCAGTAAAATATATGAGAATGATATTAAATTATGTCATTCGAAAAAATAGAATTGTAGGAGGGGAAAATGAATAA
- the csm2 gene encoding type III-A CRISPR-associated protein Csm2, with product MNNYQGNRQNSSGKNNKQEEKKYDWYFIHHGFCNEKGILREELITTEAKEIAGDFKNVTSTQLRAFFGEVKGFRNRILGKEEETQQEEFEKIYPLILMIKSKINYRNEKEKKKLSPLKQFLDAGIERIQKENKLGRGCKAFLDFSLFFETIVGYFGDMK from the coding sequence ATGAATAATTATCAAGGAAATAGACAAAATAGTTCTGGAAAAAATAATAAGCAGGAAGAAAAAAAATATGACTGGTATTTTATACACCATGGATTTTGTAATGAAAAAGGAATTTTAAGGGAAGAGCTTATCACTACAGAGGCAAAAGAGATAGCTGGGGATTTTAAGAACGTAACTTCGACTCAGTTAAGAGCTTTTTTTGGAGAAGTCAAAGGTTTTAGAAATCGTATCTTAGGAAAAGAAGAAGAAACACAGCAAGAAGAATTTGAAAAAATTTATCCCTTGATTTTAATGATAAAATCTAAGATTAATTATCGAAACGAAAAAGAAAAGAAAAAATTATCCCCTTTGAAACAATTTTTAGATGCAGGAATAGAAAGGATTCAAAAAGAAAATAAACTAGGAAGAGGATGTAAGGCATTTTTGGATTTTTCATTATTTTTTGAAACTATAGTTGGATATTTTGGAGATATGAAATGA
- the csx2 gene encoding TIGR02221 family CRISPR-associated protein, with translation MSRKILIASLGNGDTNREYKATDYTIEGKIYKNKNYVSAALQEHYNIDIIYYIGTMGSMWENIYSYYCEVFEKKKNSDYENYLFEKIIEFQSFSLEEKAKTPFTFLDLSKLEETFDKKIRAILTYFGTNDEEIEKNFMEITKILKDLQEGDELYLDITHSFRSNAFWAFLVLHYVLELSNKNIEVKMISYGMFEAIKDGNAGEPCPIINLNKFYEIMKWMNGANNLKKYGNADELINLIQKSNVRDAIKDYSEALGMNYIFNIEESIKMVKKLDKHSLEGPASYIIPEIQKNVANHFKNLKTKHEKMLQLAEWHYQEKRYALAYLNMNQALYNFLEEELYENQSLKKVKSKKDKKKEKREKENTRKKFIQKINNKKSKFNTSEEIYTFWKNMTNTYNSRNNIAHSDERNTIKEDIEQIPELLNFYQTIFQEKNYVQKLQMQLKQYETLKKD, from the coding sequence TTGAGTAGAAAAATATTAATTGCTTCATTGGGAAATGGGGACACAAATCGAGAATATAAAGCAACGGATTATACAATTGAAGGAAAGATATACAAAAATAAGAATTATGTTAGTGCTGCCCTACAAGAACATTACAATATAGACATTATTTATTACATTGGAACTATGGGTTCTATGTGGGAGAATATATATAGCTATTATTGTGAAGTTTTTGAAAAGAAGAAAAATAGTGATTATGAAAATTATCTTTTTGAAAAAATAATTGAATTTCAATCTTTTTCTTTAGAAGAGAAAGCAAAAACACCGTTCACATTCTTAGATTTATCAAAATTGGAGGAAACTTTCGATAAAAAAATTCGTGCTATATTGACATATTTTGGAACAAATGATGAAGAAATAGAGAAAAACTTTATGGAAATCACTAAAATATTGAAGGATTTACAGGAAGGAGATGAGTTATATTTAGACATTACTCATTCTTTTAGAAGCAATGCTTTTTGGGCTTTTTTAGTTTTACATTATGTTTTAGAACTAAGCAATAAAAATATCGAGGTTAAGATGATTTCTTACGGAATGTTTGAGGCTATAAAAGACGGAAATGCAGGAGAGCCGTGTCCGATCATAAACTTAAACAAATTTTATGAAATTATGAAATGGATGAATGGAGCGAACAATTTAAAAAAATATGGAAATGCAGATGAATTGATAAATCTAATTCAAAAATCCAATGTTCGTGATGCTATTAAGGATTATTCAGAAGCTTTGGGAATGAATTATATTTTTAATATTGAAGAAAGTATAAAAATGGTAAAGAAATTGGATAAACACTCTTTAGAAGGACCTGCATCCTATATTATTCCAGAAATTCAGAAAAATGTAGCAAATCATTTTAAAAATCTAAAGACAAAACATGAAAAAATGTTACAATTAGCAGAATGGCATTATCAGGAAAAAAGATATGCTTTGGCTTATCTCAATATGAACCAAGCTCTTTACAATTTTTTAGAAGAGGAATTATATGAAAACCAGTCTCTGAAGAAAGTAAAAAGTAAAAAAGACAAGAAAAAAGAAAAAAGGGAAAAAGAAAATACAAGGAAAAAATTTATACAGAAAATAAACAATAAAAAATCAAAATTTAATACCTCCGAAGAAATTTATACATTCTGGAAAAATATGACAAATACTTATAACAGTCGAAATAATATTGCTCATTCTGATGAGAGAAATACGATAAAAGAGGATATTGAACAAATTCCTGAATTGTTAAATTTTTATCAAACAATATTTCAAGAAAAAAACTATGTACAGAAATTACAAATGCAACTGAAACAATACGAAACTCTCAAAAAAGACTAG
- a CDS encoding CRISPR-associated endonuclease Cas6: MLKLVKLFLPVEKKSFHKRDAEKLRGYFGNFFQEYIEFHHHIDEFTFQYTYSKIQYKILDGCCVILGVQEAADLLLQLAEKITCFTIDGISYETKPEVRMLFPNLEVTDKKWKYRFETPWFALNQQNYSKYQKGEFDFNKQLRNNILEFFKMCRIQAEKKIEVTGNFKLLVFRQKDISILGFVGEFESNVDMPDDISLGKRKSIGLGRIKKIGGEKYVNNSE, from the coding sequence ATGCTGAAATTAGTAAAATTATTTTTGCCCGTAGAAAAAAAGAGCTTTCACAAAAGGGATGCGGAAAAGCTGCGAGGATATTTTGGAAATTTTTTTCAGGAATATATCGAATTTCATCATCATATTGATGAATTTACCTTCCAATACACTTATAGCAAAATTCAATATAAAATATTAGATGGATGCTGCGTTATTCTGGGAGTACAGGAAGCAGCTGATTTATTACTGCAATTAGCGGAAAAAATTACTTGTTTTACTATTGATGGAATAAGCTATGAAACAAAACCCGAAGTGAGGATGTTATTTCCCAACTTAGAAGTTACTGATAAAAAATGGAAATATCGTTTTGAAACTCCCTGGTTCGCTTTAAATCAACAAAATTATTCAAAATATCAAAAAGGAGAATTTGACTTTAATAAACAACTAAGAAATAACATTCTGGAGTTTTTTAAAATGTGTCGTATCCAAGCGGAAAAGAAAATTGAAGTAACAGGAAATTTCAAACTTCTCGTTTTTCGTCAAAAAGATATTAGTATTCTAGGATTTGTGGGAGAATTTGAAAGCAATGTAGATATGCCGGATGATATTTCTTTAGGAAAACGTAAAAGTATAGGTTTAGGAAGAATCAAAAAAATAGGAGGAGAAAAGTATGTTAATAATTCAGAGTGA
- a CDS encoding metal ABC transporter permease, giving the protein MLDSIRNFIISLANQGILPEAFGYEFIVNALICAIFIGPILGAVGTMVVTKKMAFFSEAVGHAAMTGIAIGILLGEPMQAPYVCLFAYCILFGLFINYTKNRTKMSSDTLIGVFLSFSIALGGSLLILVAGKVNAHILESILFGSVLTVTDIDIYILLFSALVLCVVITPYFNRMLLASFNPSLASVRGVNVKLIDYIFIAVVTVITIASVKIVGSILVEALLLIPAASAKNLAKSMKGFVFYSILFSLISCIVGIVFPIQLQISIPSGGAIISVAGSIFFLTIIIRTIFKKFLEGEAI; this is encoded by the coding sequence ATGCTAGATAGTATACGAAATTTTATAATATCTTTGGCCAATCAGGGCATATTACCGGAGGCATTTGGCTATGAATTTATTGTCAATGCTCTCATTTGTGCCATATTTATTGGTCCCATTTTAGGTGCTGTCGGAACTATGGTGGTTACCAAGAAAATGGCTTTCTTTTCAGAAGCGGTGGGACATGCCGCAATGACGGGAATTGCGATTGGAATTTTGTTGGGAGAGCCTATGCAAGCACCTTATGTGTGTTTGTTCGCTTATTGTATTCTTTTTGGATTGTTTATCAATTATACGAAAAATAGAACGAAAATGTCGTCGGATACTTTAATAGGAGTTTTCCTTTCCTTTTCGATTGCCTTAGGAGGTTCTTTGCTTATCTTAGTGGCGGGAAAAGTCAATGCTCATATCTTGGAAAGTATTTTATTCGGTTCTGTTTTAACGGTTACGGATATTGATATTTATATTTTATTGTTTTCAGCTTTGGTTCTTTGTGTTGTCATTACTCCTTACTTCAATAGAATGTTACTAGCCAGTTTTAATCCTAGCTTAGCTTCTGTTCGTGGAGTTAATGTCAAACTGATTGATTATATTTTTATTGCAGTGGTTACTGTGATTACCATAGCTTCTGTGAAAATTGTAGGTTCTATTCTTGTAGAGGCATTACTATTGATTCCGGCGGCTTCTGCAAAAAATTTGGCAAAATCTATGAAAGGTTTTGTTTTTTATAGTATCTTATTTTCTTTAATCAGCTGTATCGTGGGAATTGTATTTCCGATTCAATTACAAATATCCATTCCCTCCGGGGGAGCTATTATTTCTGTAGCCGGAAGTATTTTTTTCTTGACCATTATCATTCGAACCATTTTTAAGAAATTTTTGGAAGGAGAAGCCATATGA
- a CDS encoding zinc ABC transporter substrate-binding protein produces MLKKVLTIFLFAVFSIFSFGADKLKVGVTLQPYYSFVTNIAGDKVDVFPVIRGDLYDSHNYQPQYEDLKQLGKADVVVVNGVGHDEFVFDMIKAAPNSKKIKIIYSNAGVSLMPVSGSRSSEKIMNAHTFISITTSIQQVYNIAKELGKLDPGNKEYYLKNAREYAKKLRKIKTDALSKVSSYKNLDFRVATMHGGYDYLLSEFGVDVKAVIEPAHGVQPSAKDLKEVIDVIKRDKIDIIFAEAAFQSKFIDTLHKETGVEVRALSHMTNGPYTKDSFEKFIQENLNSVISAMQFVAKKKGLK; encoded by the coding sequence ATGTTAAAAAAAGTACTTACTATTTTTTTGTTTGCAGTATTTAGTATTTTTTCATTTGGAGCAGATAAGTTAAAGGTAGGTGTTACTCTACAACCATACTACAGTTTTGTGACAAATATTGCAGGAGATAAAGTAGATGTTTTTCCGGTTATTCGTGGAGATTTGTACGATTCTCATAATTACCAACCTCAATATGAAGATTTGAAGCAATTAGGAAAAGCGGATGTGGTTGTTGTAAATGGGGTAGGACATGATGAATTTGTCTTTGACATGATAAAAGCAGCCCCAAATAGTAAGAAAATAAAAATTATTTATTCCAATGCAGGGGTTTCTTTAATGCCTGTTTCCGGAAGCAGAAGTTCTGAAAAAATTATGAATGCACACACTTTCATTTCGATTACGACTTCGATTCAACAAGTATACAACATTGCAAAAGAGTTGGGAAAATTAGATCCCGGTAATAAGGAATATTATTTAAAAAATGCAAGAGAATATGCTAAAAAGTTGAGAAAAATAAAAACGGATGCTCTATCCAAAGTTTCTTCTTACAAAAATTTGGATTTTAGAGTGGCAACTATGCATGGAGGCTATGATTATCTGTTGTCTGAATTTGGAGTCGACGTGAAAGCAGTGATTGAACCGGCTCATGGAGTTCAACCAAGTGCAAAAGATTTGAAAGAAGTTATTGATGTGATTAAGAGAGATAAAATTGATATTATTTTTGCGGAAGCTGCTTTCCAAAGCAAATTCATTGATACTTTGCATAAAGAAACAGGAGTAGAAGTGAGAGCTTTATCTCATATGACAAATGGTCCTTATACAAAAGATAGTTTTGAGAAATTTATTCAAGAAAACTTGAATTCGGTCATTTCCGCTATGCAATTTGTAGCAAAGAAAAAAGGATTGAAATAA
- the csx20 gene encoding CRISPR-associated protein Csx20 gives MKENRKIYLLFSHKLTKEQEEELKKKWSCSQYIYLPEDLQKRWSNIRNDEKEEEIFKHYLSKNVTPKDFVLIQGEWGITYRMVNYTKEIGATALYSYSERKSTEYKENGYIVKTAIFKHICFLPYERGQKC, from the coding sequence ATGAAAGAAAACAGAAAAATTTATCTACTATTTTCACATAAGTTAACAAAAGAACAGGAAGAGGAATTGAAAAAGAAATGGAGTTGTTCCCAATATATTTATTTACCGGAAGACTTGCAAAAACGTTGGTCAAATATTAGAAACGATGAAAAAGAGGAAGAAATCTTCAAACATTATCTCTCCAAAAATGTGACACCGAAAGATTTTGTTTTAATTCAGGGGGAATGGGGAATTACTTACCGAATGGTAAATTATACAAAAGAAATAGGAGCAACTGCGTTGTACTCCTATTCTGAAAGAAAGTCAACAGAATACAAGGAAAATGGATATATTGTAAAAACAGCAATCTTCAAGCATATTTGCTTTCTACCTTATGAAAGGGGGCAAAAATGCTGA
- the csm5 gene encoding type III-A CRISPR-associated RAMP protein Csm5, with product MEAIKKNENKTFEIEETIKSDFRVYIPGSSIKGAIRTAFLANEFDPDKKEYFIERNSTQNTKPFQEPRIEKIKKYLPDERKAFIEKQNEITRKKLNNNKKLLAVLIGLEREEPKVDPFKNLYISDTDIKNDDIRIEEVVRWSKKKGQGSGVYHELLDWERDNLYTFQILLKEFQIDKEILESLVRKKNENQGSVIQELKDIYIDEIFKNLNHHAEKMITADKNFFQTMASNKKDPIMREKGEKTLKFYEYLEKVFSDLKEKEALIRIGKGAGFHSKTLNLFTKNPQELFSVNLIDDSTRDYYLTMGWAKLSYQEEESF from the coding sequence CTGGAAGCAATAAAAAAAAACGAAAATAAAACTTTTGAGATTGAGGAAACCATAAAATCAGACTTTAGGGTCTATATTCCGGGAAGTTCTATAAAAGGAGCTATTAGAACAGCTTTTTTGGCAAATGAATTTGACCCCGATAAAAAGGAATATTTTATTGAAAGAAATTCTACCCAAAACACAAAACCTTTCCAAGAACCACGTATAGAAAAAATAAAAAAATATCTTCCTGATGAGAGGAAAGCTTTTATAGAAAAACAAAATGAAATAACTAGAAAAAAACTTAATAATAATAAAAAATTACTAGCAGTATTGATTGGTCTAGAAAGAGAGGAACCTAAAGTGGATCCTTTTAAAAATCTCTATATATCAGACACTGACATAAAAAATGATGATATTCGTATCGAAGAAGTTGTGAGATGGAGTAAGAAAAAAGGACAAGGAAGTGGAGTATACCATGAACTTTTAGATTGGGAAAGGGACAACCTATATACATTCCAAATTTTATTAAAAGAATTTCAAATAGATAAAGAAATTTTGGAGTCTTTGGTAAGGAAAAAAAATGAGAATCAAGGATCAGTAATTCAAGAGTTGAAGGATATATATATTGATGAGATTTTCAAGAACTTGAATCATCATGCAGAAAAAATGATAACAGCAGATAAAAATTTCTTTCAAACAATGGCAAGTAACAAAAAAGACCCTATTATGAGAGAAAAAGGAGAAAAAACTTTAAAGTTTTATGAATATTTGGAGAAAGTTTTTTCCGATTTAAAAGAAAAGGAAGCTCTTATTCGAATAGGAAAAGGAGCTGGTTTTCATTCCAAAACTTTAAACCTTTTTACAAAGAATCCTCAAGAACTTTTCAGTGTAAACCTTATAGATGATTCTACAAGAGATTATTATCTCACTATGGGTTGGGCAAAACTTTCCTACCAAGAAGAGGAAAGTTTTTAG